The Alteromonas macleodii ATCC 27126 genome segment TTTGTGTACTTTCAGTTTTCATGTTTTTCACCTTTACCTGCTGTGGGTTTAGCCAGCTTGCTTCGCTGATTCAACTAAACGCACAAATAGCTCTTCAAGGCGATTTGATTTATTGCGCATGCTCATTACTTGAATACCCTTTTCACTTAGCTGGGTGAAAACCGGGTTCAATCCTTCCGTTTTCTCAACATCAACTTCAAGGGTATGGTCGTCAATCAAACGGTGTTCAAAGCCCGTTAGTAGGTCATCTGTCGTCGTCATGCCATCTGGAATTTTGATATCCAACACAAAGGTTTCTAGGCTTAGTTTAGACAATAAAGCTTTCATGCTGGTGTTCTCGACAATGGTGCCCTTGTTAATAATGGCGATATTGCGACACAGCATTTCTGCTTCTTCAAGATAGTGGGTAGTGAGGATAATCGTGATCCCCTGACGGTTAATCTCTTCTAAGAAACCCCACATAGAGCGGCGAATTTCAATATCTACGCCCGCGGTTGGCTCATCTAAAATAAGCAATTTCGGCTCATGCATGAGTGCTCGAGCAATCATCAGTCTTCGCTTCATACCACCCGATAGCTCACGCGCGCGGGCATCGCGTTTTTCCCACAGGTCGAGCTGAGCAAGGTATTTTTTAGCACGCTCTTTCGCAATACTGCGCGGTACGCCGTAGTAACCTGCCTGATTCAATACAATTTGCAGTACAGTTTCAAATTGGTTGAAATTGAACTCTTGTGGCACCAGACCAATGCAGGCTTTGGCTTGCTCTTTTTGCGTTGTGAGGTCATAACCAAACACCGACACACTGCCATTGGTTTGGTTTACAAGTGAACTGATAATACCAATAGTGGTAGATTTACCCGCCCCATTTGGGCCAAGTAATGCAAAGAAGTCTCCTTCTTGTACTGTAAGGTCGACGCCTTTTAGTGCCTGTACGCCACCTTTGTAGGTTTTGGTTAACCCTTTAATGTCCAACGCTTTCATGATTTGCCCGTAGTGAGAGTGTGATCACTAAGACGTATTGACCTTTGATGCAAACCAAAGGTCAGCACGCCCTAATTAACTTTAGTGAGATGCAGTTATCTGTCGCTAACAACTTACAACCAACGAAGTGTAACCTAGTTCATGCTAGTAAATGAATACACTCGCGTTTAGTGGTTGCTTTAAACAGTTTAAGCTTTCGTCTTCTAAATGAGAGCGAAAACGCCTTTTTTCAACCCCAATAAAAAAGCGCCGCGTACCGTTGGGGTAGTACGCAGCGCAAAGGGTAGCTTAATACCAGTCTGAATAGATAATTGAGACTTTTACGTAGAAGTTCAGCCTTACCGCTTCCACGGCACTGTTTTCCCCTCTCCTAGTCTTTGAAGAGGCTTCTACAGTGCAATCCGCCTCGCTTGCCTGGCACTTAAAAAAAGTAGTGCGCTAAACTCGACGGACAAATACTATTAAACCCGTTATTAATGGCAAAAAAAGCGCGTAATTGTGGAAATGTGGTGGTGATTTAGCTTACCTATAGATTTAGCACGTGAAGCTGCACGCCAAGCGTTTTATTAATCCGCGCTTGGGGACGCTTGTGTGGGGCTGCCGCCAAAGATAAAGTTCACGCTAAGCCCCTCAAATATGGCGTAAATGAGGCAGGCTTGAGGATTTTATGCCGAACTTAGGCAATAGCTGTCATTCATAGGTATAGTGTGCGCTCTATCAGAATTATATTTGCGGGTTAATGTATGCCAAAGACAATTGCATTAGTGGAAGATGACGCGGCCATTCGCGAAAATTACATTATGGCGCTTAAAGCGCAGGGCTATAGCGTGAATGCCTATGAGGACAGGCCTTCTGCTGCTGAAGCGTTTAACCACACCTTACCCGACTTAGCCATTATCGATATTGGTTTGAAAGATGAAATTGAAGGGGGCTTTATGCTGTGTCAGCAACTGCGAGGCCTATCACAAACCCTACCTATCATCTTTTTTACTGCACGAGATAACGATGTAGATACTATCAGCGGCCTTAGAATGGGCGCGGACGATTACCTGACTAAAGATATCAGCATGGCTCACCTGCTTGCGCGAATTGCAGCCTTGTTCAGGCGTACAGATTTACTTGCCGCTCCAACAGAGCAAAAAGATGAGCTAAAAGTGGGCGACTTAAAAGTAGACGTGTCCAGAATGACGGTAAGCTGGCAGAACCAGCCCGTTTTGTTAACGGTAACAGAGTTTTGGATGCTGCATGCGCTCATTAAGCGCCCTGGTCATGTGAAAAGCCGCCAACAGCTAATGGATGAGTCCAGAATGGTGGTAGACGACACCACCATTACTTCGCATATCAAACGTATGCGTAAAAAGTTTGTGCAGCTTGACCCTAACTTCGATCATATCGACACCGTGTACGGCATGGGATATCGCTGGCAGCTGTAGCGGGCTTTCGACTAAAACTGCGTTTCGTCTGATTAAAAGATAAGGGCAACCGACTAAAAACATGGGATTTCGCTTTTCAATACGCCTTCAGCTTATGGTGCTGTCGCTGTTCTTATTCACCATACCCTACTTAGGTTATAACTATGTGTGGGAGCTTGAGCAGTATCTGCGAAACGGTCAAGAACAAACCATGATTGGCACGGCACGAGCTGTTGCCACTGCCCTTCACGAGCGTCCCGCTTTATTTGATAGCCAATCAGCGTATCTTCAAGACGTGCGCCCCGGAACAGATCTTTACGCGCCACCTATCCCGTCCCCCATTCGACTGGATGGCGAACTTAACGACTGGCAGCAAGTCAGCGAGTTAATGAGTGAGTATGGCAGTGGCGAAGTTATTGAGTACTACAATGGCTACGCGGGAGAACCCACTAGCTTATCGTTTAAGCATATGGTGGGGCGCTACGGTCAATTTCTGTATGCCATGTTTGAAGTCAGTGATGACGTGCTGCTGTGGCGACAACCCAATAGTTTAAGCGTGGAGACTGGCGACCACTTACTTGTGGGCATGGAAACTCCACAGGGAGAATTAGCAAGGTATGTTGTCGCCCCTTATGAAAGTGGCTGGGTAAATGCGTACAAGCTCGCAGATAACACAACGACAACTCGGGCGGTAGAGAACGCGCTCTCTATTCAAGGCCGATGGCAAGAGACTGCCACGGGCTACAACATTGAACTGCGCTTTCCGCTATCAATGACCACAGGCGGCTTAGCATTTTCAATTGTCGATGTGGACGACAGGGCAAGTCGATTGAAGCAGTACGCGTTAGGTACGGCGAATACAAAAGAGCTCGCTGAATTAGGTACTGTTATCACTCCTTCCCCTGAAATTGAGCGCATTCTGGCAGGTTTAAAATATGCCGATTCACGGGTTTGGGTTGTAGATAAGCACAAGCGGGTACTCGCCCGCGCTGGTGACATTCAATCGGCCACTGGTATTGAAGTAGATGAAAAAGAAACCTCTTCAAATGCAATTTGGCACTGGGTTGAAAGTGAGTGGTTACTTCCACTTTATTATCAAATTCTTACACGGCCACCGGCCGACTTTATTGACGAGCTAGACGATGCTTATGCATTGGTAGGGCAGGATTTAGGCACTGCGCTGAATGGCCAACCCGATTCACTATGGCGTTTGTCACCCGATAACAAAGCCATAGTACTTTCCGCTGCCTACCCTATTTTTATTGAAGGCAACGTAATGGGGGCGGTTATTGTAGAGCAAACCACCAATGGTATTCGTACGTTGCGGAACCGGGCGTTGGAACAGCTCTTTCACGTGATTTTAGCAGTGATGACCATGGGTACTTTAGGGTTACTGCTGTTCGCTACGCGAATTTCAAACCGCATTCGCTCCCTTCGCGATAACACCGAAGCGGTGATAGATGATAATGGCAAAATCATTGGCACCCTTCCGGTTTCAAATCAGCGTGATGAAATTGGTGACTTATCCCGTTCATTTGCGGATGTGCTTTCGCGGTTACAGCAGTACAACTCCTATTTAGAAAACATGGCGTCCCGCTTGTCTCACGAACTTAGAACGCCCATTGCCGTGGTAAAATCGTCGCTGGATATGCTGACTCAGGTTAATGACGCCGACCAACAAGCCGTTTTTGTTGAAAGGGCGCAATCAGGGGTGAACCGCCTAAGCACAATATTAAACAGTATGAGTGAAGCCACCCGATTAGAGCAGGCCATTCAACAAGAAGATTTAGAACCATTCGACTTAGTTAAGGTGATATCTGGGTGTATTGCTGGTTACGAACATGCCTATAGCCATCGACGCTTTAGTTTTACCCACAATACTGATACTGCGCGCATACTTGGTTCCCCTGAACTTACGGCTCAAATGTTCGATAAAATTATCGCTAACGCCGTAGATTTCAGTGAAAAAGAAAGTGAAATCCAAGTCAGTATCACGGTTAAGGACAAGCAAGCTGAGCTAACCATTAGTAATACCGGGCCGCTTCTTCCTGAAGGAATGAGGTCTCAGTTGCTTCAGTCTATGGTGTCGGTGAGAAAAGAAAACGATGTGCAAAATGCCTCTTCACCGCACTTGGGGCTAGGGCTTTACATTGCCAACATCATAATGACCTTCCACAGAGGTCAGTTATCTTTATTCAATCGGAAGGATAGTACAGGTGTAGTCGTCAGCGCGCGCTTTCCTTTGATGTAAATGAATGAAAAAAACGTCCAACTCGGTCTATAGTTAAAGTCTAACAAACTTTGCTACATAGATAGCGAAAGCCGAGCACATACTTCATACCAGTCCGCATAGGTTATTATCTAAACGGATTGGTATTGAATAGGCTATACGTAGTCATATGCTTTCGCGTCAACAAAGGACGCATAGCGCTTTGCCTTTCTGTCTAAGGCTAAAGCCATTATAAAGAATGAATTACAATGCAAAAAAACAACACGTTATTGATTAAATCCATGTCATTTGCGCTTTCTATTTTCTTTACTTCTCATCGAAGGGCGAGCACGTTCAACATAACCAGTTTTATCACAGGTACATTCACATCGAGCGCTCTCTTACTAGCCGGCGTTACCCTTTCATGGGCACATGCCGCTGATACATCCTTATCAGCAACGCCAAGCATTTCGATATACGTTAGCGACGCCAATGGGGAGCCTGTGAAAGATATGGTGTTAACCCTAACGCCTAACTTTACGCTTGCATCAACACCACAGCGTGAAGAAGAGCCCGCCATAATGAATCAAATCGATAAACAATTTGCGCCTCACGTGCTTGTTGTTCAATCAGGCACAGATATTTCGTTTCCAAACGCAGATAATCTTTTTCATCACGTGTATTCTTTTTCGCCTACAAAACAGTTTGAGCTAAAACTCTATAAAGAGTTTACCGCTGAACCGCTTCGCTTTGAGCAAGCTGGTATTGTAGATATTGGCTGCAATATTCACGACTGGATGCTGGGCTATATTGTGGTAACCGACAGTCCATTTTTCGCAAAAACCGATGAAGAAGGCGTAATGAATGTTTCACTTCCGGTGGGCGAGTACAGTGTTATGACCTGGCACCCGCAGCAACCTGATGTGAAACTATTTAACAGCGCAACATTGCATATCACCAACTCACAAGAATACAAATTTGTTCTTGATGCAGTTTTCAGTGACGATGACTTCGACGAAGGATTTGGCGATTATTAATGCGTAATGTCTTTGCCTTAACCGTCTGTTTGCTTTGCACGAGTTTGCCACTTCAGGTTCACGGAGAAACCAAGGCCCTAGTAAGAACAAGCTTTGTGGCAAAAGATGATTCGCGGAGCTTTCAGCAAATGGGAGCCGGCCATCAGCGTTATGAAAGTAACGGTATACAGCTCTCTCATGCTGTAGTAATAGCTGACTTTATGTTAGCGGATAGTTGGTCGGCAGTTGGCGTCATCAATGGTTATAGCGATGGGGAACAAAAGGTTGGATTTTCCGAACTTTATCTAAAATATCGCCCGTTAGTCGCATCCAGCATAAAGCCTGAAGTAAAAATAGGGGCATTTTTTCCCGCACTCTCAGCGGAAAATACCGACGCGGGTTGGTTATCGCCTCATTTTCTGAGTAACTCAGCAATTAATAGTTGGGTGGGTGAAGAACTAAGAACGGGCGGTATCGAAGTAAGTCTACGACAAAATGGCAGGCAAATAAGAAGCCACTGGTCATGGAAAGTATTAGGCAGCGTGTTCAAAGGTAATGATTCCACCGGCACTCTGCTTTCTTGGCGAGGGTTTGCCCTTCACGACAGGCAGTCCGTTTATAATGATCGCGTAAACTTCCTCCCCATTCCCGGCGTCGTCGATGAAGATAAGTTAAACGCACCGGCATGGACTGAACCCTTCAGGGAAATTGACAATCGGTTTGGGTACTACGTAGGAGTTCACTTAGCCTATGCTAGAAAGGCCGAGTTGCGTTATTACTATTACGACAATAATGCAGACCCGAACATTGTTGACCCTGACCGTATTTATGCCTGGCATACGCGCTTTCATTCATTAACACTCCGATACTTACCACGACCTGAGTTAACGGTGTTTTCTCAAGTGCTACTAGGTGACACTTTGATGGGGGAGCATATCGTAGACAACGATTTTTCCAGTGCGTATATCGGTGCGGCATACAACCTAAAGCAATTGGGCTGGGAAGATTTAACTTTAGCCATGCGTGGGGACTGGTATCAGGTGGTAGATAACGATGATGTTATGTATGACCCGAATGGAAGCAGAGGTAACGCCTTTACCGTTAGCGTAAGGTACGACATTACCTCTTATTTATCCGTTAGCACAGAATGGCAATTAAATTCAGGGCATCAGGAGAATTTGCGTTTTTTCCAATCCGACGAGGACTATAGAGAGCAACTATTTCAACTGGCATTCACTGTAACTCTGTAGCGACGCGACTGTTGTTCAGTCCTACCCTTTCGCCACTTCAATTAAATCAAATTTTGTTTCGCTGTCACCTTTCACCATCACCTGACACTGTCCCCAAGAGCTTGGAATTTGCCAAACATGCGCTTCGGCAACCGTGAATTTTTCTCGATGAGTATCACAACGGACTTCAACGGTATCAAGTTCGCCTAGGATGTTGCCAAAAGCAAACTTACTTCGCACAAGAGTGTGGAACCAATTCCCATCACTTCCTATCGTTACGGGCACGGTTAAGTTTTGCTCAGATGCAATAGATTCTTCAATCTGACTAATTAGCGGCGCGATCTCGCCAATACGCGTTTCTTGCGCTTCCATGTCTTGAAGTGTGGTGTAGGATTTTAATGCTTCTGCATAATACCCACGCTGAGCATCGAGTATGATTTTTCTCTGAAGGGCGTATGCCACATAATCTTCATTAAACACCATGTTATTGAAGCGCTTACTACCGTTGCTGGCAAGTAATCGCGTTAGGCTTTGCGCTTCCCTCTCTACGTCGCCTTGTTTGCTCGCTATATGAGACTCCAAGTTTAGCAACCACGTATTTTCATAGCGGTTTAGCGTATCCCAGCCTAGAAGCTCTTTAAGTGCTTCATCAGCCGCGTCAACATCACCCGCATTAAAGCGCTCTTCTGCGTCTTTATAAGCTTTAATAAATTTGCGTGTGGCACCGCTTTTTCCGCTTATAGCGAAATCCATTTGGACTGCTTGATGACACTGCTGGGTAGGTTCGCCATCTTTGATCGCGGGGTTATACTGCCATTTCTTAACCGCTGACAGTGCACTGCGTTTGAACGAAGGGCTTCCAAAGAAGTCTTCTACAACAGGGTCTTTCACTCTGCCTTCTTCGTCGATAACGTAGCTTAGCCTAACCCAACCTTCTCGGCCTTTTCTAATGGCTTGAGATGGGTATCTAGGATCGACACGTTTCAAAGGCGTCGCTGGTGTAAATGCGCTTATGCGCTCTACTTCATCAGCTTTCGATTCAGCGAGCGCTTTTTCTTCAAGATCATCACATGGGATACTCAGTTCCTGTGCAGCTGCACTTGCCGTGAAACCTGTAGCGAGCAAAGCCGCTAAAACGAGCGACGGTTGGATTCGCTTAACAATGCCTTCCTGGGCTGAATATTCTGTTCTTACTGCTTTTTCCATAAATCCTGTTTCATATTCATCATCCTTAATAATGGCTAAACATTACGAGCGAATTAGCGCTAATTCTACTTTTTAGACGAACTCTCAAGCGACGCATCGGGTACGTTTTTGATCATCATTTGTTCTTTGCGTTTCATCATCATCTTGGCAAGCCTACGCATGCTCACCGTGGTGTCTTTTTCATCTACGATATCGACACCTAACAAGCGTTCGAGCAGGTCTTCTAGCGTAAGCACCCCTTCTAAACCGCCGTACTCGTCAACCACCAGCAACATATGCACGTGCTTATTGATGAAGTGCTCGAAGGTGACTGACAGCGGCATAGTGTTTAACACGGTAACCATATCTTTTGCGTATTCAGAAAGCGGCTTATCAGTGTTACCTCTGGCTTGTGCCACCAATAAATCAGAACGCATCACAAAGCCGGTAATGTTTTCTGAGTCGCTGTCTTCAAACACAGGGATACGAGAAAATTCTATATTGGCGTGCTTGTGGAAAAAGCCTTCTACCGTCATCGACTCCGACACTTTAAATAGCGCCGTGCGGTGGGTAATCGCATCTTTCACTTTCAGCTCGTGCAAACTTAACAAGCTTTGCAGAAACGCCGCTTCGTGATTCGCTAGCTGACCTTCTTGCCCCGACAACTCTGCCATGGCGTGTAGCTCACTGCGGCTTAACCCGCGAAGTGGGCTGTCTTCTTTAAAGCCTTTCGTCATTAGCTCAGACATTTTAACGAACGGCATAAGTACAATTGAAAGGTATTTAAGAAAATATGCGGTTACTGGCGCTAGTGTTCGCCAATAGGTTGCACCAAGTGTTTTAGGGATAATCTCAGAAAAAATAAGAATAAGGAGTGTAAGGACTGCTGAAATAACGCCTAGATAGGCGTCACCAAATACTGCTGCCGCTTGCGCACCTGCCCCGGCAGCCCCCATTGTATGAGCAATAGTGTTCAGCGTTAATATTGCTGATAAAGGCGTATTTATATTATCGGTTTGCTTACGTAGTAGCGCACCACTGGCTTTGCCCTCTTTCTCTAACACAGAGATATAAGCGGACGAAACACTCAGAATCACAGCCTCTGCAATGGAGCACAAAAAAGAAAAGCCCAGTGCAATGAAGACGTACACAATAAGTAAAAGCATGTAGTTATTCCAAGCGTCCTTGTAGGTTTAAACGCGTTTTAATTTTAATAAGTTGAACGACTATTATGGATAATAGAGCGGGATATACAAGCGCTCTATGAATATCATTTGAGCGCTTTATTATGAAAGGCATCCGCTGGGCTACTGTTAGCCGCAGCACGCCGAATGTTGCTCTTGGTTATGACGGTGTTGCTGCAGCTTTTTCAGACCCAGCCTTAACATCAACCCCGCCAATAAAATCGCGCATAGCCCATAAATCACCTGAACGTCTGCACCGTGCTCATGAACACGGCTTTGGGTTTTGATCATGGAGTCTAACGAAAGCGAAGATACTAGGTAGTTCAGTGCGTAACCAAAACCAATACTCGCAGAGATAACACTGAAAAGGTAAAGCACTAACGTTCGCGTACCCATTTCTTGTTTGATCATTCCCATCGTTGATACGTTAGTGGCGGGTCCCGCCATTAAAAACACTAAAACAGCACCGGGCGATAGCCCCGCCGCAAGAAACCCAACCGCGAGTGGCGTTGATGCTGTAGCACATATGTACATAGGAATGCCGATTAGCGCCATCACTAGCATGGCGACCACGCCATCACCCCATTGCGTTAAAAAGTCGGTGGGTACCCACGTTTTAATTGCCGCGGCAAGTGCTAATCCAATTAATAACCATATCACAATGTCTTCAAGTAACTTGCCACTGGCATATGAAAGCACGCTTGTGATTTTCGAAGGCGAAGACTCGTGTTTGGGCTTGTCTGTGCTTTCGTGGTTATGAGCATGTGTTTTTTCGCTTGCACAACAGGACGTGCTGGCCTGTATTTGCGGCTCTGATTTAGGTGCTTGCTTTGAACCACAGCACGATGACTGCGTCACGTCAGATTGTCGTTGTTGAGCCTCTTCTGCTTCTGCGAAAAAACGCACCATCAATCCAGCATAAATAGCGCTTGTAATGGCCGCGATGGGTCTAACAATGGCATACAACGGTCCAAGCAATGCGTAGGACACAGAAACACTGTCTACGCCAGTCTCGGGCGTAGACACTAAAAACGAGATAGTGGAAGATTTAGATGCACCGCTACGCCTAAGCCCAAGTGCCGCTGGGATAACGCCGCAAGAGCACAGAGGTAAAGGCGCACCAATAACCGCGGCCTTTGTAATTGAGCCAAACGATGAGCTTCCCATGTGCTTTTCCAAAAACGAAACGGGTACCAATTCGTGCATGATACCCGCCACCAGCAAACCGAGAAGTAACCAAGGCGCGGATTCAACGAAAAGTGCTAGGAAATTTTGTCCAAGTAAAATGATATCTGACACAAAGCCTCACAGGTTATTTTGTTGAAAGGTCACGTTGAAGAACGCGGCTTTTGACAACAAAAATAACGGTGTTTTAGAACGGTAAGTATAATAACAGATATGCTGTATGACAGAAAATCAGCAAAACTGATTAACCTGATTTATGCGAGTGCGTTTTGCTTTTAAAGGAAAGAAAAATGGCCAGTACAAATGCACTGGCCGAATGTTGACTGTCTCGAAAGTGTAATTTTAAACCACGAGGTCAACCATGAAAGTTTTTGTCGCTAGTGACTTATCCGTTGGCTTGCTCTTTTTTAAGCTTCGATTCCTTTTTGAGTTTTGACACCACAGAAAAAGCTTCAAGCATAACAAGCACAGACACAATAAGTACTACTGCGTCTAAGAATACCAATAGATAGTTACCTTCAACGTAGTATTCTTTAAGTTTAATAAGCCCAGCAAAGAAGGCCATAATCAGTACAAACACCATTGGAATCAGCGTATATTTCGCTGGTCGACCTAATTTAATCAGCATAACCGAGATTACTAACAGGGTTAAACTGGCTAGTATCTGGTTAGTAGAACCGAATAACGGCCAAATAATCATACCGCCACTGCCTGACGCACCACCTGCACCGAAGGCCAGCAATAAACAACATCCAACAGCTACGAGCGTTGCAACCACGCCGTTCTTAAGTGCACCAATTGAATAGATATCGCCCCATTCTTGGATTATGTAGCGCTGCAGACGCACGCCCGAATCCATGGTGGTGCCAGCAAATAGAACAACCATTACCGCAAGGATCGTTGACGAGAAATCTACCGGCAACCCCCAACCCTGCTGAATTAGGTTCGCACCACCAGTGATAAATGCACCCACGCTACCCGCACCCAAGTGGCTGTATACTTCGTGCCATTCTTCGGGAGAAGCTGCAAACGCAACGCCGCTCACAGCAACAATGGTAATAAGTGCCAGTGAACCTTCACCGACCGCGCCTAGGTAACCAACAAAGCGTGCATCGGTCTCTTTGTCTAGCTGCTTAGAGCTGGTACCTGAAGACACAATACCGTGAAAACCAGAAACAGCGCCACACGCTATAGTAACGAACAACAGCGGGATAAGACTTGGAGAATCGACAGCGGTTTGAGCGTTAAACGCTGGCGCCGTGATATCCGGCATAGCAAAGAACACAGCACCATAAAGCAGGAACAAGCCAACAAGTAACTGCATACCGTTAATGAAATCACGAGGCTGTAACAGCATCCAAACTGGTAACAGCGATGCAATAGCGGCGTAAATAAATAAGATAATGATCCAGTTTGCTTTATCTGCTAAACCAAACATGGTTTCCGGCAGACTTAGTGGGATATAGCTGCCCGCATACACCGATGCGTAAAGCACAATAATCCCCACAATACACAAGGGTATGAGGCTGAAATTACGTTTAAGCAATTGACCTATGACTAATGCAACTGCGATTGCCATCCAAGCTGGGAATACCGCATTGGGTTGGGAGACAAAAGAGTTCGCGATAACCACGCCAAATACCGCGTTAACCATTAAGAGTACTAGGAAGATCACTATCATAAATAGTGAACGAGAGCGTTTTCCGATGACGGTCTCAGACAGCGCGCCCATTGATTTGCCTTTGTGGCGAGCGCTGGCCCATAAGGCGCCCATATCGTGCACACCGGCAAACAATATCGTACCGAACACAACCCAAAGTACCGCAGGAACCCATCCCCAGTAGACAGCAATCGCTGGACCTACGATGGGTGCTGCCCCCGCCACGGAAGTGAAATGGTGCCCCCACAATACAACTTTATTGGTGGGAACATAGTCCACCCCATCTTTCATTGTATGGGCTGGTGTTACAAAACTATCATCCAACTTAAATATACGGCTCGCAATAAACTTCGAATATACGAACCAGCCGAGCAACATTCCGATGATGCCCAGTATAACAAT includes the following:
- a CDS encoding ABC transporter ATP-binding protein; the protein is MKALDIKGLTKTYKGGVQALKGVDLTVQEGDFFALLGPNGAGKSTTIGIISSLVNQTNGSVSVFGYDLTTQKEQAKACIGLVPQEFNFNQFETVLQIVLNQAGYYGVPRSIAKERAKKYLAQLDLWEKRDARARELSGGMKRRLMIARALMHEPKLLILDEPTAGVDIEIRRSMWGFLEEINRQGITIILTTHYLEEAEMLCRNIAIINKGTIVENTSMKALLSKLSLETFVLDIKIPDGMTTTDDLLTGFEHRLIDDHTLEVDVEKTEGLNPVFTQLSEKGIQVMSMRNKSNRLEELFVRLVESAKQAG
- the pdsR gene encoding proteobacterial dedicated sortase system response regulator is translated as MPKTIALVEDDAAIRENYIMALKAQGYSVNAYEDRPSAAEAFNHTLPDLAIIDIGLKDEIEGGFMLCQQLRGLSQTLPIIFFTARDNDVDTISGLRMGADDYLTKDISMAHLLARIAALFRRTDLLAAPTEQKDELKVGDLKVDVSRMTVSWQNQPVLLTVTEFWMLHALIKRPGHVKSRQQLMDESRMVVDDTTITSHIKRMRKKFVQLDPNFDHIDTVYGMGYRWQL
- the pdsS gene encoding proteobacterial dedicated sortase system histidine kinase; protein product: MGFRFSIRLQLMVLSLFLFTIPYLGYNYVWELEQYLRNGQEQTMIGTARAVATALHERPALFDSQSAYLQDVRPGTDLYAPPIPSPIRLDGELNDWQQVSELMSEYGSGEVIEYYNGYAGEPTSLSFKHMVGRYGQFLYAMFEVSDDVLLWRQPNSLSVETGDHLLVGMETPQGELARYVVAPYESGWVNAYKLADNTTTTRAVENALSIQGRWQETATGYNIELRFPLSMTTGGLAFSIVDVDDRASRLKQYALGTANTKELAELGTVITPSPEIERILAGLKYADSRVWVVDKHKRVLARAGDIQSATGIEVDEKETSSNAIWHWVESEWLLPLYYQILTRPPADFIDELDDAYALVGQDLGTALNGQPDSLWRLSPDNKAIVLSAAYPIFIEGNVMGAVIVEQTTNGIRTLRNRALEQLFHVILAVMTMGTLGLLLFATRISNRIRSLRDNTEAVIDDNGKIIGTLPVSNQRDEIGDLSRSFADVLSRLQQYNSYLENMASRLSHELRTPIAVVKSSLDMLTQVNDADQQAVFVERAQSGVNRLSTILNSMSEATRLEQAIQQEDLEPFDLVKVISGCIAGYEHAYSHRRFSFTHNTDTARILGSPELTAQMFDKIIANAVDFSEKESEIQVSITVKDKQAELTISNTGPLLPEGMRSQLLQSMVSVRKENDVQNASSPHLGLGLYIANIIMTFHRGQLSLFNRKDSTGVVVSARFPLM
- a CDS encoding methylamine utilization protein; this translates as MQKNNTLLIKSMSFALSIFFTSHRRASTFNITSFITGTFTSSALLLAGVTLSWAHAADTSLSATPSISIYVSDANGEPVKDMVLTLTPNFTLASTPQREEEPAIMNQIDKQFAPHVLVVQSGTDISFPNADNLFHHVYSFSPTKQFELKLYKEFTAEPLRFEQAGIVDIGCNIHDWMLGYIVVTDSPFFAKTDEEGVMNVSLPVGEYSVMTWHPQQPDVKLFNSATLHITNSQEYKFVLDAVFSDDDFDEGFGDY
- a CDS encoding outer membrane beta-barrel protein; this translates as MAKDDSRSFQQMGAGHQRYESNGIQLSHAVVIADFMLADSWSAVGVINGYSDGEQKVGFSELYLKYRPLVASSIKPEVKIGAFFPALSAENTDAGWLSPHFLSNSAINSWVGEELRTGGIEVSLRQNGRQIRSHWSWKVLGSVFKGNDSTGTLLSWRGFALHDRQSVYNDRVNFLPIPGVVDEDKLNAPAWTEPFREIDNRFGYYVGVHLAYARKAELRYYYYDNNADPNIVDPDRIYAWHTRFHSLTLRYLPRPELTVFSQVLLGDTLMGEHIVDNDFSSAYIGAAYNLKQLGWEDLTLAMRGDWYQVVDNDDVMYDPNGSRGNAFTVSVRYDITSYLSVSTEWQLNSGHQENLRFFQSDEDYREQLFQLAFTVTL
- a CDS encoding energy transducer TonB; the encoded protein is MEKAVRTEYSAQEGIVKRIQPSLVLAALLATGFTASAAAQELSIPCDDLEEKALAESKADEVERISAFTPATPLKRVDPRYPSQAIRKGREGWVRLSYVIDEEGRVKDPVVEDFFGSPSFKRSALSAVKKWQYNPAIKDGEPTQQCHQAVQMDFAISGKSGATRKFIKAYKDAEERFNAGDVDAADEALKELLGWDTLNRYENTWLLNLESHIASKQGDVEREAQSLTRLLASNGSKRFNNMVFNEDYVAYALQRKIILDAQRGYYAEALKSYTTLQDMEAQETRIGEIAPLISQIEESIASEQNLTVPVTIGSDGNWFHTLVRSKFAFGNILGELDTVEVRCDTHREKFTVAEAHVWQIPSSWGQCQVMVKGDSETKFDLIEVAKG
- a CDS encoding CNNM domain-containing protein: MLLLIVYVFIALGFSFLCSIAEAVILSVSSAYISVLEKEGKASGALLRKQTDNINTPLSAILTLNTIAHTMGAAGAGAQAAAVFGDAYLGVISAVLTLLILIFSEIIPKTLGATYWRTLAPVTAYFLKYLSIVLMPFVKMSELMTKGFKEDSPLRGLSRSELHAMAELSGQEGQLANHEAAFLQSLLSLHELKVKDAITHRTALFKVSESMTVEGFFHKHANIEFSRIPVFEDSDSENITGFVMRSDLLVAQARGNTDKPLSEYAKDMVTVLNTMPLSVTFEHFINKHVHMLLVVDEYGGLEGVLTLEDLLERLLGVDIVDEKDTTVSMRRLAKMMMKRKEQMMIKNVPDASLESSSKK
- a CDS encoding SO_0444 family Cu/Zn efflux transporter, translated to MSDIILLGQNFLALFVESAPWLLLGLLVAGIMHELVPVSFLEKHMGSSSFGSITKAAVIGAPLPLCSCGVIPAALGLRRSGASKSSTISFLVSTPETGVDSVSVSYALLGPLYAIVRPIAAITSAIYAGLMVRFFAEAEEAQQRQSDVTQSSCCGSKQAPKSEPQIQASTSCCASEKTHAHNHESTDKPKHESSPSKITSVLSYASGKLLEDIVIWLLIGLALAAAIKTWVPTDFLTQWGDGVVAMLVMALIGIPMYICATASTPLAVGFLAAGLSPGAVLVFLMAGPATNVSTMGMIKQEMGTRTLVLYLFSVISASIGFGYALNYLVSSLSLDSMIKTQSRVHEHGADVQVIYGLCAILLAGLMLRLGLKKLQQHRHNQEQHSACCG